The following is a genomic window from Amycolatopsis sp. BJA-103.
TCACTGTTGGTGGCGTCGGAACGCAGACTGTCGATTGCGTTCGAAGCCCCCTGATGCATGACCTGCGTCACACACACGGACGTAGCAATCAGGCAAACGGGCTGAAACATCTCCACAGGATCTCCACAGCTCACCCGAACGGTCTCCACGGTCGCTGCTTACAGTCATCCCCATGGAACTGGGAGGACGCCGGGTGCTGGTCGTCGAGGACGACGTGACCATCGCCGAAGCCATCGCCGCGCGGTTGCGCGCGGAGGGCTTCACCGTCGATCTGGCGCACGACGGCCCTTCCGGCGTCGAGACGGACGCCGCGCGGGAGCCGGATCTGGTGGTGCTCGACGTGATGCTGCCGGGTTTCGACGGGCTCGAGGTCTGCCGCCGGATCCAGGCCCGCCGCCCGGTCCCGGTGCTGATGCTGACCGCCCGGTCGGACGAGACGGACATGCTGATCGGCCTCGGCGTCGGCGCGGACGACTACCTCACCAAGCCGTTCTCCATGCGCGTGCTCTCGGCCAGGGTGCACGCGCTGCTGCGCCGCGTCGAACGGTCGGCACGGACCGACGTGAGCGAAGCGGGCACGAAGATCGTGCTCGGCGACCTGGAAATCGACGTCGAACAGCGGCGGGTCACGCGGGCGGGCACACCGGCCCAGCTGACCCCGATCGAGTTCGACCTCCTCGTCCACTTCGCGAAGCGCCCGAGGGCGGTGCAGCCGAGGGAGCGGCTGCTGAGCGAGGTCTGGGACTGGGACGTCGCGGGCACCGGTTCGGGCACCCGCGCGGTCGACAGCCACATCAAGGCGCTGCGCCGCAAACTGGGCGCGGACCTCATCCGCACCGTGCACGGCGTCGGGTACGCCCTGGAGGTGGGATCGTGAAACTCCGCCCGCTGTTCGGCCGGATCGTCGACGCGCTTCCGAGGCCGCTCGACCCGGTCCGGTCCATCAAGCTCAAGCTCGCGATCCTGCTGGTCTCCTCGGGCGGTATCGCGTTCGCCTTCTTCAACTGGCAGATCGGCTGGCTGCCGCCGCGCACCACGATCGCCGCGATGGTGCTCGCGGTGGTCACCTCGCAGATCCTGGCGCACGGGATGACCCGGCCGCTGCGCGAGATGACCGCCGCCGCCAGGGCGATGGCCAAGGGCGACTACACGCGCCGGGTCCGGGCGACCGCCCGCGACGAGGTCGGCGAACTCGCCCACGCCTTCAATCAGATGGCCGCAGACCTCGACGCCTCGGATCAACGGCGGCGTGAGCTGATCGCGAACGTCTCCCACGAACTCCGCACGCCGATCACCGCGCTGAACGGCGTGCTGGAGAACCTCGTCGACGGCGTCGCCAAGCCCGATCCGGCGACGCTGAAAACCGCGCTGCAGCAGACCGAACGGCTCGGCAGGCTGGTTTCGGAACTCCTCGACCTCTCGCGCATCGACGCCGGCGCGTTCCCGTTGCAGCTGGAGGAGTTCGATCTCGAACTGCTGCTGGAAGAGGTCGCCGCCGAAGCCGGGGTGACCTCCGCCGCGACCGGCCGCGGCGTGCGGTTCGCCGTCGACGTCCAGCCGCCCGGCGCGGTGGCCGTCGCCGACCGCGGCAGGCTCTACCAGGTCGTGGTCAACCTGCTCGACAACGCCGTCCGGCACGGGCCGGCCGGGGGCGAGGTCCGGGTGCGGGCGGAGGCCCGCGAAACCGACGTCGTCATCGAGGTCGAAGACGAAGGCCCCGGGATCCCGCCGGGGGAGCGGGACAGCGTGTTCGAACGGTTCACCCGCGGCGAGCGGGCGGGCGGCGGTGGCACCGGCCTCGGGCTCGCGATCGCCCGGTGGGTGGTCGACCTCCACGACGGCAGCATCGCCGTCGTCGCCCCCGAAGGGCGTCCGGGCTGCGTCATCCGCGTCGTGATCCCGGTTCCTTAAGCCCGTTCCGCTTTCTTTCCGCGGCTCCGCACACCCACTCGGATGTGCTTTCGCAAACTGGAGGGTTCGATGAGCGAAGAACAAGAGGAGAAGCAGGCGCACGCGTCGCCCCCTGGGGCGACGGACACCTTGCCGCCCGCGCCGCTGGTACCGGCGCCGGTGCCGGTGCTTATGCGGCCGCGGGTCCCGCCGAAGTCGTCGATCGTCCCGCTGCCCCGTTCGGTGCTGCCCGCCGCTGTCGCCGCCGGGCTGATCGCCGCGGTCGCCATGCCGGACGATCCCGGAGCCGGCTGGTTCGTGGCCGGGCTCGCCTTCGCCGTGGCCGTCTACGTCGCCGACAAACGGGCCCGCGGTGACGCCGAGCCGCACTTCCGCCTCACCAGCGCGTTGTGGGCGGCGGTCGCGCTCGGACTGCTCGCGGTCGGCATGGTCCGCGCGTCGGTGTGGCTGAACGTGCTGTGCGTGCTGGCCGCCTGTGTCGCGGGATCTCTCGCGGTGGTCGGGAAACGCACCGTGAACACGATCATCTACGACGTCTTCGCGGTCCCGATCGAAGCGCTGCTTTCGGTCCCGTGGATCGGGCGCGGGCTCGTGAAGCTCGGCAAGAAGCCGGAAAGCCGTACGCGGCCGAGATTCCTGGTGCCGGTGCTGGCGAGCTCCGGGCTGCTGCTGGTGTTCGTCCCGCTGCTGCGGGGCGCGGACGCCGCGTTCGCGAGCGTCGTCGACTCGGTGATCCCGGAGCTCAACCCGGGAACCTTCGTGCGCTGGGGTTTCCTGTTCGTCGTGGCCGCGTTCGCCGTCGCCGGGGCGTGTTACCTGCTGGCGGCACCACCGTTGCCCGCCGAGGACGACGCGCCGCGCAAGCGGCTGGCGCACCGGTTCGAGTGGGCCCTGCCGCTGGGCGTGCTGGTGGCGCTGTTCGCGAGCTTCGTCGTGGTCCGCCTGGTCGTGCTGTTCGGCGGCAGCGAGTACGTCCTGCGGACGAGCGGGCTGACGGCGGCCGAATACGCCAGAAGCGGGTTCTGGCAGCTGTCCGCCATCACCGTGCTGACCCTGCTGCTGGTCGCCGCGGCGCTGCGCTGGGCGCCGAAGTCGTCGGTGGCCGATCGTGCCTGGCAGCGCGGGTTGCTCGGCGTGCTGAGCGTGCTCAGCCTGGTGCTGGTCGCGTCGGCGTTGAGTCGCATGTGGACATATCAGCAGGCGTACGGGTTCACCGTGCTGCGACTGCTGGTGGAGGTCTGCGAACTCTGGATCGGCCTGGTGTTCCTGCTGGTACTGGTGTCCCTGGTCCCGCTGCGGTCGTCCTGGCTGCCGCGCGCGGCCATCGGTGCCGCGGCCGCGGCGCTGCTGGGGCTGGCCGTCCTCGATCCGGAACGGTTCATCGCCGACCGTAACATCGACCGGATCGCGCACGGCAAGACGCTCGACACCCGTTATCTGTCAGGGTTTTCCGCCGACGTCGTCCCCGCGGCGGACCGGCTCCCGGAGCCGCTGCGGTCGTGCGTGCTCGGGCCGGTCGTGACGGGTATCTCGGAAGATGATTGGCGAGGATGGAACCTGAGCCGGTCCCTCGCGCGTCAGACCCCCGTTGCCGCGAAGGACGGGATCGGGTGCCGGTACCTGCCCCGTTCTTGAGCCGTGACACCACGGCCTTGATCGCCTTCTTGGGGGTGAGGGCGATCAAGGCGGTGGTGAACGGCGGCCGCCGGGCCACCGAGGGGGAGGCCCGGCGGTCACCTGTGTGCCGCGAGGGCCTTATCGGACAAAAGCCTTTCGAGGCAACGATTTTCCGTCGGTCAGAAGGTGAAGACGCCGGCCGACTCGGTGTCGGCGACGCAGCGGTTGGCGTACGAGGTGCGGTAGGTGACCGGTTCGCCGCGCCACTTGCCGACGGCGGAGACGTCCACCGGGTTGTACTCCAAGGTGCAGGAACGCGGTTCCGCGCGTAGCCTGTCGAACTTTCCGTCCACTTCGGACAGTTTGGCGCAGGCGCCGCCGCGGCCGGGGTGTGAGCCCCCGGTGGGGCCGCAGCTGAGGGAGACGGTGCCGACCCGGCCGCGTGCGTCGTGGCTGGTCAGCTGGAACGTGGATTCGGCGGGTTGCGCCGGGGCCATGCAGGCCAGCGCGAGGACGCAGGCGCCGATCGGTTCGAAGAAAGCCATACTTCCACTATCGGCTGATGTGACCCGATCACTGTGGTCCACGCTTGGGTGAGATTTGCTCACCCGGTCGTGTGGTCGTTCGCCTCTCGAATGTCGTGAGCGAGCAGGGCGACATACAGGGAGAGCATCGATTCCGGGTCTTCGAGCCGCACTCCGAGCACCTGCTCGATCCGGGCCAGCTGCTGGTAGTAGGCGGTCCGGGAGGTGTGCGCGGCGGCCGCGGCGGCCGACTTGTTGCCGCCGTGTTCGCAGTAATGTCTCAACGCCTGAACGAGTCTGCTGCCCTGCGCGGCGTCGCGGCCCAGCAACGGGCCGAGTTCCCGCGCGGCGAACGCGGTGACCCGTTCGTCCCCGGCCAGCAGGTGCAGCAGGCCGCGCAACCGGACGTCGTCGAGGCGGTGGACCACCCGCTCGGCGTTCTCGGCGAGCGCCGCGGCGGCGACCTGGGCGGCCTCGACGAGGGTCCGGCGCGCGTCGGCGGGCCCGGCGCCCGTCGTCCCGACCGCGACCACCGCGGGCGCGCTGGAACGGGCCTCGTGGACGTCGGTGGCCAGCCGCCGCAGGACCGCGTCGACCCCCGCCTCCGGCGAGAGCGCGATCAGCGCGCGCACCAGCGTGTCGTCGGTGGCCACCAGCGCGGACACCTTGGCACGCCGGGCGGCGAGCGCGGTCGCCTCGGCGAGTTCCCGCAGCAGCACCGGAGTGGACTGCGCGGTCTTGGCGGTCGCGGTGATCCGGGGCCGCACGGCGACCCCGACCAGCAGCCGACCCGTCAGCGGGACTCCGAGCGCGGAAGCCCGCGCCGTCAGTTCCGCGGGCGGCACCGGATTCGCCAGCAGTTCGGTCAGGATCGCGCGGTGCGCCTGGCGTTCGAGGCTGTCGGTGTCCTTGGCGACCAGCCGGTGGACCGCGAGCGCGGACGCGGCGCGTTCGGCGACCACGACGTGCCGCCGCGACGGCGGATCCCCGCAGACGACGACCAGCCGCCCCCAGTCGTGCCCGCGCGCGCCGACCACGGTGATCAGCCAGCCCGCTCCCGGGTGGAAACCGGTCCGCTCGCCGACCTGCACCGGCCGCGACCGCGACGGCCAGCCGGGCAGCAGTTCGCCGGGATCCGTCCCCGCCGTGTCATAGGCGAGGACTTCGTGCGACAGCGTCTCCAGCACGACGGGATGTTCGGTGAGCCTCGCGACCTCGCGCAGGATCTCGCCGGGCTCGGCACCGGCGACCGTCAGCGCGGTGAAGGTCTCGTGGACCCGTTCCGCCGCGCGGAGTTCGTCGACCTGGGCGTCCACGATCAGCCCGTTCACCGCCTCGGTCACCGACACGAACCGCGTCTCCCGCGAAAGGGTGATCAGCGGGACGCCGTGGCGGTCCGCGGCGTCGACCAGCGCGGGCGGCAGCTTGTCACTCCAATGACGGACCAGTTCGACGACGACCCCGGCCACGCCGACCCCCGCCAGATCGGCGACGTACCTCGCGAGCGCGGCGCCGTCGTCGGGCAGCGCGACCCCGGTGGTGAGCACGAGTTCCCCGCCCCGCAGCAGGGGGGCGATGTCCGCGACCTCGGCGACGTGCGCCCAGCGGACCGGGGCGTCCAGCCCCGCCGCGCCCGCCACCACATGCGGCCGGCCCTGGCGCAGCACCGGCAGGGCGAGCACCTCGGCGACGGTCGGGTACATCGGCCTCCCACCTGGTCGGAACGCAGAGAGACAGACTGTACGGCCGGGGGCGGGAGTCCGTACACGTTGCCGATGGCGTCGGTGTGGCGCGCGCACCCAGACTCGACCGGGAGCAGGCAACGGCGATCAGGAGGGCGGAATCCGTGACCGACCGCATCAACCACTGGATAGACGGCAAACCGTCCGAGGGCGTGAGCGACCGATCCGGTGACGTGTTCGATCCGGCCACCGGACAGGTACGGGCGAAGGTCGCCTTCGCCTCCCAGGACGACGTCGACGCCGCCGTCGCGGCCGCGTCCCGGGCACTGCCCGGCTGGCGCGGGACGTCGCTCGCCGGGCGGACGCGGGTGCTGTTCGCCTTCCGCGAGCTGCTGTCGGCGCGGCGCCACGAGCTGGCGAAGATCGTCACCAGCGAGCACGGCAAGGTCGAGTCCGACGCGGCGGGCGAAGTCGCGCGCGCCATCGAGAACGTCGAGTTCGCCTGTGGCGCGGCGCAAATGCTCAAAGGCGGGTTCAGCGAGAACGCGTCCACCGGCGTCGACGTCTACTCGATCTCGCAGCCGCTGGGCGTGGTCGGCGTGATCTCGCCGTTCAACTTCCCGGCGATGGTCCCGCTGTGGTTCGTGCCCAACGCGCTCGCCTGCGGCAACACCGTCGTGCTCAAGCCGAGCGAGAAGGACCCGTCCGCGGCCACCTTCATCGCGGAACTGTTCGCCGAAGCGGGTCTGCCCGACGGCGTCCTGAACGTCCTGCACGGCGACAAGGTGGCCGTCGACGGCCTGCTGGAACACCGCGACGTCAAGGCGATCTCGTTCGTCGGGTCGACGCCGATCGCGAAGTACGTCTACGAAACCGGGACCAGGCACGGGAAACGCGTGCAGGCGCTCGGCGGCGCGAAGAACCACATGGTCGTCCTCCCGGACGCCGACCTCGACCTCGCCGCCGACGCGGCCGTCTCCGCGGGCTTCGGCTCGGCGGGGGAACGGTGCATGGCGGTGTCGGTCGTGGTCGCGGTCGACCCGGTCGGCGACGAACTGGTCGCGAAGATCGCCGAGCGGATCACGCGGCTGCGCGTCGGCGACGGCATGCGGCCCACCTCGGAGATGGGGCCGCTGGTCACCGCCGCGCACCACGAACGCGTCGAGTCCTATGTGGACGCGGGCGTCGAAGCGGGCGCCCGTCTCGTCGTCGACGGCCGCGGGATCGAGGTCGACGGCGAGGAGGGCGGCTTCTGGCTCGGCCCGACACTGTTCGACCACGTCACGCCGGGGATGTCGGTCTACACCGACGAGATCTTCGGCCCGGTGCTGACGGTCGCGCGGGCCGACGGGTACGACGCGGCGCTGGACCTGATCAACGCCAACCCCTACGGCAACGGCACCGCGATCTTCACCAACGACGGACGGGCCGCGCGGCGGTTCCAGAACGAGGTCGAGGTCGGGATGGTCGGCGTGAACGTGCCGATCCCGGTGCCGGTCGGCTACTACTCGTTCGGCGGGTGGAAGGACTCGCTGTTCGGGGACAGCCACGCCTACGGACCGGAAGGGTTCCACTTCTTCACGCGGACGAAGGTCGTCACCTCGCGGTGGCCGGACCCTTCGCAGGGCGGGGTGAACCTCGGGTTCCCGCGCAACAGCTGACGCTTTCGCGCTCCCGCGCGCGCTATGAAAGGCCCGTTACTTGCAAAATTTGCAAGTAACGGGCCTTTCATAGCGTCCCGAGGAGCGACCAGGCTGGCCTTCACCGCCCGAGAGAGCGAGGGTGGACGGAGTCAGCCGAGGAAGCTTCAGGAGGCTCCATGTCCGCACAGCCCGCCCGCCGCTCCGGAACGTTCGCGCTCGGCGGTGATCTCCCCGTCTTCCGCCTGGGTTACGGGGCGATGCAGCTGACGGGCCCCGGCGTCTGGGGCGACCCGAAGGACCCCGAAGAGGCCGTACGCGTGCTTCGCCGCGCGGTCGAACTCGGTGTCACGCTGATCGACACCGCCGACTCCTACGGCCCGTTCGTCGCCGACCACCTCATCAAGAAGGCGCTCCACCCGTACGCCGACGACCTCGTCATCGCGACCAAGGTCGGCTTCACCCGGCAGGGGCCCGGCCAGTGGACCGTCGTCGGCAGGCCGGAGTATCTGCGCCAGCAGGTCGAGCTGAACCTCCGTCACCTCGGCGTCGAACGGATCGACCTGCTGCAGCTGCACCGCATCGACCCCCAGGTGCCGGTGGCCGACCAGCTCGGCGTGCTCGCCGAGCTGCGGGACGAAGGCAAGATCCGGCACATCGGGCTGTCCGAGGTCAGCGTGTCCGACCTGGCCGAGGCGCAGAAGACGGCGCCGATCGTGTCGGTGCAGAACCTGTTCAACCTCGGCAACCGCCGCTCCGAGGCCCTGCTCGACCACGCCACCGAACACGGCATCGGCTTCATCCCCTGGTACCCGCTGGCCACCGGCGGGCTCGCGGGCGACGACAGCCCCCTCGCCGCGCTGGCGAAGGAACACGGCCGCTCTCCCTCGCAGCTCGCGCTGGCGTGGCTGCTCAAGCGGTCGCCGGTCGTGCTGCCCATCCCGGGGACGTCGTCGGTCGCGCATCTGGAGGACAACGTCGCCGCCGCGGAGATCGAGCTGACCGACGCCGAATACGACGCGCTTTCCGCCGCCGTGAGCTGAGGGGACCAGGCGCTTTCCTCTCGGGTCATGCGGGGAAAGCGTCCTTCGGCACCCCGGGCACTATGCCTTCCGTAAACTCGTTGTGAGGACGAGCCGAGGGAGGTGCGGATGGCCAACGCCGAAGAACGCCGTTTCGAAGTGCTGCGCGCGATCGTCGCCGACTACGTGTCCAACCAGGAGCCCGTCGGGTCCAAGGCGATCGTCGACCGGCACAACCTCGGGGTGTCGAGCGCCACCGTGCGCAACGACATGGCGGCGCTCGAAGAAGAGGGCTACATCACACAGCCCCACACCAGCGCCGGCCGCATCCCCACCGACAAGGGGTACCGGCTGTTCGTCGACCGGATCGCCGAGGTCAAACCGCTGAGCACGGCCGAACGCCGGGCCATCACGGCCTTCCTCGACAGCGGCACCGACGTCGACGACGTCCTGCGCCGGTCCGTCCGGCTGCTCGCGCAGCTGACCAGGCAGGTCGCGGTCATCCAGTACCCGATGATGACCAACTCCGCCGTCCGTCACCTGGAAGTGGTCCCGCTCACCCCGGCCAGGCTGATGCTGGTGCTGATCACCGACTCCGGCCGCGTCGACCAGCGCACGGTCGACCTCGGGGACGTCATCACCGAGGAGAACGTCGGCAGGCTGCGCACGGTGCTGAACGGGGCGCTCGCGGGCCGCCGTC
Proteins encoded in this region:
- a CDS encoding response regulator transcription factor, which translates into the protein MLVVEDDVTIAEAIAARLRAEGFTVDLAHDGPSGVETDAAREPDLVVLDVMLPGFDGLEVCRRIQARRPVPVLMLTARSDETDMLIGLGVGADDYLTKPFSMRVLSARVHALLRRVERSARTDVSEAGTKIVLGDLEIDVEQRRVTRAGTPAQLTPIEFDLLVHFAKRPRAVQPRERLLSEVWDWDVAGTGSGTRAVDSHIKALRRKLGADLIRTVHGVGYALEVGS
- a CDS encoding HAMP domain-containing sensor histidine kinase; the encoded protein is MKLRPLFGRIVDALPRPLDPVRSIKLKLAILLVSSGGIAFAFFNWQIGWLPPRTTIAAMVLAVVTSQILAHGMTRPLREMTAAARAMAKGDYTRRVRATARDEVGELAHAFNQMAADLDASDQRRRELIANVSHELRTPITALNGVLENLVDGVAKPDPATLKTALQQTERLGRLVSELLDLSRIDAGAFPLQLEEFDLELLLEEVAAEAGVTSAATGRGVRFAVDVQPPGAVAVADRGRLYQVVVNLLDNAVRHGPAGGEVRVRAEARETDVVIEVEDEGPGIPPGERDSVFERFTRGERAGGGGTGLGLAIARWVVDLHDGSIAVVAPEGRPGCVIRVVIPVP
- a CDS encoding DUF4153 domain-containing protein; its protein translation is MSEEQEEKQAHASPPGATDTLPPAPLVPAPVPVLMRPRVPPKSSIVPLPRSVLPAAVAAGLIAAVAMPDDPGAGWFVAGLAFAVAVYVADKRARGDAEPHFRLTSALWAAVALGLLAVGMVRASVWLNVLCVLAACVAGSLAVVGKRTVNTIIYDVFAVPIEALLSVPWIGRGLVKLGKKPESRTRPRFLVPVLASSGLLLVFVPLLRGADAAFASVVDSVIPELNPGTFVRWGFLFVVAAFAVAGACYLLAAPPLPAEDDAPRKRLAHRFEWALPLGVLVALFASFVVVRLVVLFGGSEYVLRTSGLTAAEYARSGFWQLSAITVLTLLLVAAALRWAPKSSVADRAWQRGLLGVLSVLSLVLVASALSRMWTYQQAYGFTVLRLLVEVCELWIGLVFLLVLVSLVPLRSSWLPRAAIGAAAAALLGLAVLDPERFIADRNIDRIAHGKTLDTRYLSGFSADVVPAADRLPEPLRSCVLGPVVTGISEDDWRGWNLSRSLARQTPVAAKDGIGCRYLPRS
- a CDS encoding SSI family serine proteinase inhibitor, producing the protein MAFFEPIGACVLALACMAPAQPAESTFQLTSHDARGRVGTVSLSCGPTGGSHPGRGGACAKLSEVDGKFDRLRAEPRSCTLEYNPVDVSAVGKWRGEPVTYRTSYANRCVADTESAGVFTF
- a CDS encoding PucR family transcriptional regulator is translated as MYPTVAEVLALPVLRQGRPHVVAGAAGLDAPVRWAHVAEVADIAPLLRGGELVLTTGVALPDDGAALARYVADLAGVGVAGVVVELVRHWSDKLPPALVDAADRHGVPLITLSRETRFVSVTEAVNGLIVDAQVDELRAAERVHETFTALTVAGAEPGEILREVARLTEHPVVLETLSHEVLAYDTAGTDPGELLPGWPSRSRPVQVGERTGFHPGAGWLITVVGARGHDWGRLVVVCGDPPSRRHVVVAERAASALAVHRLVAKDTDSLERQAHRAILTELLANPVPPAELTARASALGVPLTGRLLVGVAVRPRITATAKTAQSTPVLLRELAEATALAARRAKVSALVATDDTLVRALIALSPEAGVDAVLRRLATDVHEARSSAPAVVAVGTTGAGPADARRTLVEAAQVAAAALAENAERVVHRLDDVRLRGLLHLLAGDERVTAFAARELGPLLGRDAAQGSRLVQALRHYCEHGGNKSAAAAAAHTSRTAYYQQLARIEQVLGVRLEDPESMLSLYVALLAHDIREANDHTTG
- a CDS encoding CoA-acylating methylmalonate-semialdehyde dehydrogenase; the protein is MTDRINHWIDGKPSEGVSDRSGDVFDPATGQVRAKVAFASQDDVDAAVAAASRALPGWRGTSLAGRTRVLFAFRELLSARRHELAKIVTSEHGKVESDAAGEVARAIENVEFACGAAQMLKGGFSENASTGVDVYSISQPLGVVGVISPFNFPAMVPLWFVPNALACGNTVVLKPSEKDPSAATFIAELFAEAGLPDGVLNVLHGDKVAVDGLLEHRDVKAISFVGSTPIAKYVYETGTRHGKRVQALGGAKNHMVVLPDADLDLAADAAVSAGFGSAGERCMAVSVVVAVDPVGDELVAKIAERITRLRVGDGMRPTSEMGPLVTAAHHERVESYVDAGVEAGARLVVDGRGIEVDGEEGGFWLGPTLFDHVTPGMSVYTDEIFGPVLTVARADGYDAALDLINANPYGNGTAIFTNDGRAARRFQNEVEVGMVGVNVPIPVPVGYYSFGGWKDSLFGDSHAYGPEGFHFFTRTKVVTSRWPDPSQGGVNLGFPRNS
- a CDS encoding aldo/keto reductase codes for the protein MSAQPARRSGTFALGGDLPVFRLGYGAMQLTGPGVWGDPKDPEEAVRVLRRAVELGVTLIDTADSYGPFVADHLIKKALHPYADDLVIATKVGFTRQGPGQWTVVGRPEYLRQQVELNLRHLGVERIDLLQLHRIDPQVPVADQLGVLAELRDEGKIRHIGLSEVSVSDLAEAQKTAPIVSVQNLFNLGNRRSEALLDHATEHGIGFIPWYPLATGGLAGDDSPLAALAKEHGRSPSQLALAWLLKRSPVVLPIPGTSSVAHLEDNVAAAEIELTDAEYDALSAAVS
- the hrcA gene encoding heat-inducible transcriptional repressor HrcA, yielding MANAEERRFEVLRAIVADYVSNQEPVGSKAIVDRHNLGVSSATVRNDMAALEEEGYITQPHTSAGRIPTDKGYRLFVDRIAEVKPLSTAERRAITAFLDSGTDVDDVLRRSVRLLAQLTRQVAVIQYPMMTNSAVRHLEVVPLTPARLMLVLITDSGRVDQRTVDLGDVITEENVGRLRTVLNGALAGRRLSEAAAAVAELPEKSPGELRDNLTRVCTVLVESLVEHPEERLVLGGTANLTRNVSDFPGSLRQVLEALEEQVIVLKLLAAARNPGAITVRIGEENEDEQMRSTSVVSIGYGMDDLLLGGMGVVGPTRMDYPNTIAAVRAVANYVGQILSGR